Proteins encoded in a region of the Quercus lobata isolate SW786 chromosome 8, ValleyOak3.0 Primary Assembly, whole genome shotgun sequence genome:
- the LOC115956181 gene encoding uncharacterized protein LOC115956181, whose protein sequence is MPPDTAAKEAKCEDLEEVVIGGDPEKFFQEVQKLTGMIAALNRFISRSADRCRLFYLLINKWKGFEWSKNCIVAFQQLKEYLSRPPIMSSPEANEALYVYIAVAPHAVSLMLIRDDNGLQKLVYYVSKSLHEAEVRFLPLEKAILAVVHATRKLPHYFQAHTVVVLTQQPLKSVLRTADYTRRIAIWSTILVAFDIKYMPQTSIKGQVLADLVAEFAEPPVEIVAEERNMDGKSV, encoded by the exons ATGCCTCCTGATACAGCTGCCAAGGAGGCGAAATGCGAAGATCTAGAGGAGGTGGTTATTGGTGGtgacccggagaagttctttcag gaggtccaaaagcttaCTGGAATGATCGCTGCCCTGAATCGATTCATTTCCAGGTCGGCGGATAGATGCAGACTGTTCTATCTCTtaataaacaaatggaaaggatttgagtggtcCAAGAACTGTATTGTGGCCTTCCAGCAACTCAAGGAATACCTATCCCgaccacctatcatgtccagtcctgaggCTAACGAAGCCCTATACGTATATATTGCTGTGGCCCCTCATGCCGTGAGCTTGATGCTAATACGGGATGACAATGGCCTTCAAAAACTAGTCTATTACGTGAGCAAGTCGCTGCATGAAGCTGAGGTCAGATTCTTACCCCTGGAGAAAGCCATACTGGCGGTGGTCCATGCCACacgaaagcttccccattatttccaagcccATACAGTGGTTGTTCTAACCCAACAACCCTTGAAGTCCGTACTTCGGACCGCTGATTACACTAGAAGGATTGCCATATGGAGCACAATTTTGGTagcttttgacatcaagtacatgcctcagACCTCCATAAAGGGCCAGGTCCTAGCTGACTTGGTGGCCGAATTTGCTGAACCACCAGTAGAAATAGTAGCAGAGGAGCgcaacatggatggaaaatcggtttgA
- the LOC115956182 gene encoding uncharacterized protein LOC115956182: MARESTRRNQNFYCQYHQDHGHTTENCRNLWNYLDQQVREGKLKHLLHHPSDHQGQTHQELQRDTALRPPVGTINVILATPGRTGTRPSQVLSVAQRLAEESRPEPKRARINFQPILSFSEEDKIGTTQPHDDALLITLRIRDYDVKRVMVDGGNGAEVMYPDLYKGLRLKLEDLMPYNSPLMSFDGKLVIPMGMIRLPIQTGLEIMKVNFIVVDTYFPYTTIVGRP, translated from the coding sequence ATGGCGAGAGAGTCCACGAGGCGCAATCAGAACttttattgccaataccaccagGACCACGGACATACCACGGAGAACTGTAGGAACCTCTGGAACTATCTAGACCAGCAAGTCAGAGAAGGAAAGCTGAAGCACCTTCTGCATCATCCCAGTGATCATCAAGGCCAGACCCATCAGGAACTCCAAAGAGATACCGCCCTAAGGCCACCCGTAGGGACAATCAATGTAATCTTGGCCACGCCAGGAAGAACAGGCACGCGCCCTTCACAAGTGTTATCTGTGGCTCAGCGGCTTGCCGAGGAGTCCCGACCAGAGCCAAAGAGGGCCAGGATAAATTTTCAACCAATCTTGAGTTTTTCAGAAGAAGACAAGATCGGAACCACCCAGCCCCATGACGATGCGCTGTTGATCACTCTCAGAATCAGGGACTACGATGTGAAAAGAGTGATGGTGGATGGTGGTAATGGGGCCGAGGTTATGTACCCCGACCTCTATAAGGGGCTGAGGTTAAAACTGGAAGATTTGATGCCCTATAACTCTCCTTTGATGAGCTTTGACGGTAAGCTTGTCATTCCAATGGGCATGATTAGGCTACCCATCCAGACCGGCTTAGAGATAATGAAGGTGAACTTTATCGTGGTGGACACCTACTTTCCCTATACAACCATCGTCGGTAGGCCCTAG